The Sorex araneus isolate mSorAra2 chromosome 7, mSorAra2.pri, whole genome shotgun sequence nucleotide sequence tcccagcatcccatatggtcccctaagcacctccaagggtgatgatccctgagtgcagaaccaggaataacccctgcgtatcgccgggtgtgacccaaaaaaaacaaaaacaaaagtcaggaGCCGCACTGCTGGGCTGTGTGCCcttctgggggtgcaggggtgctcgTCTCCTACCCCCAGGGCAGCACACTGCCCCGGACTCCTTGTCTTGTCTCTCTGAGCGTCTGTCTTCACCGTGGCCTTCTTCAGTGTCACACGGGCGAGTGCCCCAAGTGTGTGCCTGTGTCCGTGAACGTAAACGTCCTGTCTGAGGAGGACACCAGGCTGAGGCTCTGCTTCGCACTGTCACCTCCCCCTAATTTAACCCATGACAGCTGCAAACACTGACTCCGAGTGAGCTCACAGGCCaggaattggggtggggggcggggacgggctcGTTATTGACTGTAAATCACCATGAACAAATAGGATCTACAAATGTCTTGTCTGTAAGCTGCTGTCCTCCCACAAATTGTTATGTTCAAGTCTGTGTACCCCGGTACATTAGGATGTGAAGGTGCTGGAGAAAAAGTTTTCAAAGCAGGAATGAAGACTCTGACGGAGATTGTATGGGTGACTCCGCAGCCCAGTGATTGGGATCTTCAGATGAAGAGGCCACGGGCAGAGAAAACACCCGAGAGAAGGTGACCCTCTGCACAAGGAGCAAAGCTTCGGAGAAACTGTGAGTCTGTCCACACCTTGGCCTCCTCGGGCTTCGAGGCTCCGTAACTGAGAAAACAAATTTCAGTGGCGTTAAGCCGCCCAGTGGCAAGACTTTGCTATGGCTGAAACACTGCTCATGACCCGCCATGCTGGATTCATCTCTGGTTGAGTATGAGATAGGAAGGACATTATCGACCCCTTGCAGACGACGTGGCCGCTCCGGCTCAACACTGCAGCAAGAACTCTGGCAAGCTTCCAGAAGGCCAAGTATGTGACATCAATGGCTCACCAGCCACAGCCTTGGCTTTAAAGATGACCCCCTGGCTGGTATCACACGGGATCTCACGCCTGTGAATCGGCTCTCCCTGGCACAGGCCAGAATGTAGGTCTGTTCCACCCAGAATGAACCTGATGACCGTCTGACTGGTCCACTGAGCAAGACGGCCCCTGCGGAGGCCCAGGATTCATCTCCAACATCCCACAGTGCTGGACAATGACCCCAGGTCCCTTTGGAATAGTAACCAGCTTACATATGCGGAGGTGTTCCATCCTTCCGCCAGGGACCAGGCAGTTCTTCAGTGGAGGTTGACTCGGACCCTGAGAGTGAGCGGAGAATAACTTCTCACTGCAGTGAGCGCCCCTGGCTCCACGCTGCCTTCACTTTGTATTCTTATCAGCTGTGTTTATCTCGGATCCTTCCGTTCTTGAATCCAGCGTGGAAGCAATCAAATTCTTCCTGAATTCCATTACACTCCCAACCTCTCAAGCCAGCACCCGAGATTCATCTCGAGCCCTCCCAGCAGACACAAGATGGTTCTCGAAGTCTCTTCGGCCCAGACTTGTTTCTTCCCTCTGCACAAGGGCCCCGCCGGCTGAATTCTAACTATCCCGTTCATTTCCTCTAATTCTCAAGCACGTGGCCTGGAGATGGGCGAGTCCCACAGGAGCGGCACCATACTAGGGAAGACGTCAGCAGTCACCAGCTCGGGAGCGGGTGAGCTCAGCCCACAGGCTGAGAGAGAAATCGGAGTTAGGACCTTCAGTGGGGTGTCTCCATCACACCGGCAGGGGCCTGTACTTTCCTAAACAGTAGCCTGACCTTGGTATAATAGACCTTATTTGATTGGCTGTCTTTGAAGCTTCAGACAATTGAGttctgggctgggggctctgttcGCTTAGTCCTCCAGACCTAACAGCTTTCCCTCGAGCATCTGGCTTTGACATCTGGCTTTCCGTGGCTTGGCATTGCCTTCCGATCCTGACATTTCTAAAGAATAACGGTGGTTTAGCAATAGCTTACTTACCCTCCTGCGACCCCTTCTTGTATTTCTCAAATTCCAGTCAGTTCGATAATACATTCTtgcccccccaacaccaccctcCAGTCATTGTACCAATGGACACCAGTGCCATCAATCCTCCATTCTCACCTACCACGGAAGACGGGCTCTGGCAACATCGAGCATCTGACCTCACTCCCCACACCGTTGGTCTCTCTCACATTAGACAAAGAGTGAAGCAggggcaaaagaaacacaggcatGTTTTCCAACACGTTTTAAAAGTTGagaataagaaattaaaagatcagaaacatattaagtgaaatactagatttattcaaaaaaaaacaaagaaatgagattTCCTAGGTAAAGCATTTGTGTAGTAACACTATTTCTGATTCTTTGTCACTGAGAAATGGCTGAGCAGTCACCTCTGTGTTAGGCGTTAACAAGTACTAGGAAAGACACACAGTGAGAGGCGAGAGGGGTGAGCGGACTGCCGAAACATACACATCCTGGTCTACTTGAGGTaacacaaataacaaaaatttagaatttaacttttgacttttttcctgtggatatacaagaaaaaaaaatacagtaattcATTTTACCCATGACATTTTACAAAATCAGACAAAGTGAATTTAATAAGCAGATTTCGTAATAGCCATTTCATTTCAAACAAATGTATTACCATCCTATTCCTTTATCCTGTGCACACATCTAACTGGCGAAACTTACTAGACTACTGAAGTGGGTAAAAATCCAATCCACAATGCTCCCATTGCTCAGCTTAATTAAACATCTTATATTTAAAACTCATTTCCTTATGCCTGATTATCAgatcctataaaaaaaaaaatcctatgccCTGCTCCATGCCTCATAAAAGCAACTAGCGTGGCACACGGCCAGTGACAGTGCTTCTGAGCACCTGCACGCGTCACCAGCACAGCACGCCAGCTCCTCCTCGGGGACGGGGGCGGAGGGCACACAGCTCTGCTAATCCTCGTGGCCCTCATAGTGCGCATAGCCACTGGCATAGGTCCTTCCTAGGTTCAAACTCGTAAACAAATCAGATGACTCGGCATCGGAGTCCTTGGccccttcatcttcttcctcttcatcatCCTCtgcctcgtcctcgtcctcctcctcctcctcgtcctggTAGCTGGCATCACCATACTTCTCGGGGGAGAGGTTCTTCCAGTAGGCATCATAGCCAGCAGCTCCATCTCCGTCCTCCCCGCCGGCCTGCCTACCGAACTTCAGGGAGCGGGCtgcagaggacagagaagagcACGGCACCTTCTTAGTTCGGGTTCTCTCCTTTCTCACCTCAACAGTGGACTGTTTCTTACTCCGAAATGAAAAACGCAGGCACGTTCCCAGTGTCCTCACTTAATACATAACTGGAAAGAAGTTACGTATTGAACCCGGACACAGCAAGCAGTTTCATCCTACCCCagggtgtacacacacacacaccacacagcaaAGGGTAGAGATGATGGTGACATTGACATCATACGAGAAAAATGTTGGGAAACGAAGAAAGAAAACGGCACTCTCCAAAATTAAGCTACGTAAGACATGATAAAACTAATAGCATCTGGTGAACTAAAAGATGATTTCAAACCTCATAAATCATCTAATACTTGAATTCGTGTCACTCCATTTTTCTTAAGATAGTGATTTAAAAATTCAGATGTCCTAGAAAACAAAGCCTTTCATTTCCTAATTTTGGGGGACAtaggggcaacacccagtggtgctcagggaccactactgCCGTTGCTCAGGGGAACCGTACAGGGTGCGGAGAactgaaccggggttggccacaaaCAAGGAAATGCCTAAAACCATTGGATTAGCTGTATTTCTTCTTAGTCTGACTAGCAATACCCAGAgcaaaaaaaagcagcaaaatcTCACTTGCTAGATTGTGAATTATTATGAAGGATATTAAGTATTACAAATTCAGAGTTAATGGTTCCAACCCGACCGGTGAAGAATCAAATTCTTCTTAATAAAATTGTGAGCTGCAAACTGGCAGCAAGCCTTGGTAATGTTTCCACAGTCTACCCCACAACGAGCTCAGCTACTCAAATACTGTTCCCCTACGACGGGCCCAGAACAAACGCCAACTTACCAGACCTTAAATACGAAGGATTTACAGCTACTCAATTATTTAACGAGAAGCCGCAGCAAAACAGAAATAGTGCTTTTTCTGGTCTCTGATTTGAATATTCACTGTGTCATGAACTGAGACAAATGCCGAATAATTCAGTAGAATGCCGGCCTACTTCTTAAGGTAAAACTGAGAAACTGCACAGTTATTTTCCAATTCTATCCACTTAAAAGAACACACTGGTATTTACAAAGATGGAAAAGACCCAACCACAAGCGGAGGCTGAAGAGCCGGCGCCTGCGAGggtgctgggcgggggagggggggccttACTGGACATGCTCAGGTCCTTCGTCTCCTGGGTCTCATGTCCacacttggggcagggaggctgtTTGCCCTTCTCTTGCTTGAAGACCTTACTCCTTGTATGATCATCACAGAAACATGCCtggagacagaggcagaaaaCAGCAACTTAGtacatggttaaaaaaaaaaatacaaggatgTCCTTAAACAAATGAGTCTGAAGACTGTGTCAGGGCCAAGGTCAGCGTCTGTGGTCACCCTCTGGGGCTCACTGAAAGGAGTGCTCCCTGCCGAGATCCCTGTGACCAGAGGCACGGGGCAGAAGGTGCAGGGATGTCACTCATCCACGAAGCTGAGTGCTCACAAAGTCCCAGGTGGCACAGTGCCAACTCTCCTCAGGGGCATGAATGACAAGAGAGGAGTGGGGAAGCAGTCACAAGGCACAGCGGGGGGGACAGTCAGGAGACAGAAGACCACGCGCAGGGGCTGCAGAGAAGCACGGAAGCAAAGGCGGGCGTCGGGGAAGGTTTTGTGGGAGACAGAAGTCTTATCTGAGCTCTGAGGGAGAATGGCAGCACAGCAGAGGGAGCAAGGGTGGAGGATGAGTAGCGGAAGGCAGACGAGGCAGCATTACCTCAGCCTCTGGGCAAAACTGGAGCCCCgctgggagagaaacagaggagacagaaatgggagCATGAGAACCAGAGGTGTGTTAGGAGTGTCAGAGCCAGAGAAAAGTCTGAGGGCAAGTTAATCACCCGCGTCGGCTTTATGACTTTTGACAAACCAAAACTCTGGAGGAGACCCAAGGAAATAAACCTTCTGAAAGCCTTCGCCTTATCCACAATCTCCTAAAAGCAAGAGCTTCTGGAAGTTAATGAAAATATAGCCCTGCCATTTCAGCCAGAATGTTCCCAAACACGTAAGGCATAGAAACGAGGGAGCTCCACAGTAGAGTGTATGTCCTGAGTTCAAAACCAGACACCAAAAGCAAACCAGTCgaccaaacaaaacaagagcaCTTAGCAAAGACACAGGAATCAAGCCCTGGTGGCCACTTCAAGCCAGCCCCGCTGGATGCCTTCGCAAAGTCGCCAACTTTCCTCCACTTGATTCCACAATCTCTCAGGGCATATCTTATGTGTCTTAGAAGATTCCTCACAGATTAACAATAGTGACAAACCGTCCAAGAAATGGTGGCAGTCTGGGGTTAGAGACCAGagggagaaacacacacacacaggagagggTACCTTACAACGGAGACAGGAGTGCTGGCCCAGCCGGTTGCAGGAGACACCTGTGGGGGGAAGCGCACAGTGTCCAGGGTCAAACTTGGAGGGGAAAGGATCACACTCGGGTCGATTCTGACCCTCTCACGGTCTAACCCAGAGGTACGGAAACGCACCGGGCTCCCAGGCCGGAAGGAAGGAATCTCTTACGCGCACACAGACAGCCTTCTCGGCCATCCAGGGCCAATcactcccccacgccccccgtcGTCCCCAGACCTCGGGATGGCCAACTTCGCCAATTCTACTTAGAAATCTGAAATGGTAAAACATCCCTTTTTCTCGGTGTCCTCAGTTAGAGCAGGCCGTGCCTTAATTACACGATGGTTACATTTCAAAAAGAATGTCTCCATCAACATACAATCATCTCTGCTGGAGCCGACAACCGGCATTCTTCGGGCAGAAAATAGGCCATTTTGATAGAAAATGATTAtttgagagaaaataaagttcACGTAGGAAAGTTCAGCCAATATTGGCCATTAAGTACAGCTAAGAAAAACCTGAAGGTAAGTGCAATTATATTTCAAAACCACATGCCAGACCTCAGAACTGTTTACAAAACTGCGTTTCCCAAagtcaggggctggggggtgggggtgggagaggaggtcAACCCTGAGGCACAGATGGAAAGAAGCAGAGGGTGTAGGGCTGGAAGATCacgtgcatgaaaccctatcatgaacagaaCTGTAAGTCACAgaacctcaaagagaagagaaaaaatcaTGTGCTAGAACGCAGAGAGGAAGAGTATGCAGCAGAGATAAGGAGGAAACAACCTACGTGATGCCCTGATGAAGTGAGATTATACACTATGAACTTGTGATGCACTTAGAGGGTTTAGAAAagctcaaaatgaaaataaaacaaacttgtTTCTTACTTCAGATTTAGAATCTGACCATATATTTCTAGTTCGGGGATTCTTCGTCTATTTAAGTTTGCCTGGTTCATGGGGAGCCTTTCCAATGCGAATGGGcaaatcatttttttaacttggaaGATGATGTTCTTAATTATGTACATATTATTGTTCCTATCCAACCAACCTGCTTTCTTACAAAACGAGTAATTCAGTTAAATTTGTATTATCTGTCACAAGTGCCAATAATCAAAGTTGAAACAAATGAAGTACTTACTGCCAGGTATATATAAGTACACAAAAATTATTCCAATAATATCTCAATTACTccaagttatattttaaaaagaaaacaatttctcaGTCTTAAACTAggaaactaaaaattatttttagaatctgCAAGAAGTGTGGTTGTACAAATACAAGTTTAACCTTCTAGGAGAAGAAACACACTTTTCTCCACGGGTGACTGCTGgtgtgaggggtggagggaggaatgtgggcgggagggagagaggggtgtgGGATGGAAGGAGgtgagtggggtggagggtgtgtgttgggtgtgtggggtggagaCAGGTGTGTGGGATCGAGGGATAAATGTGGCCCAACCAAAACGCCCCTAGTATCCTTGCTCCCTGCTGGGAAATTAAACAGGTGGGGGAACATGTATTGTAAATCTATTtctgaaaagagaaaacattgtGTTAAATCCATCTCTGTGAGGCTTCATGAAAAACTAAGCTTCCTTGCTCATTAAGTTTAACGCagtattgaaaaaaagaaaatctggtgTATGAGGAACATCCAAGAACTTACATTTAAATGTTTCCGCCTCTAAAACCTGGCAGCTGGCTTGATGCTCAAACTGATCATCTTCACAGAGAAAGTTATGGCAAAAAGAACAGCTGAATATTCTGCCTcctaatggtaaaaaaaaaaaaaaagcaaacgtGATCAACTTGAATTTTCCAAGTCCTACCTATGAAACTCTGGGAAAAGGGTTGGGGGGAGACCAAGTTATTCCAGACGCACACCCGAAACGAACCACAAAGCAATTTTTGCTCTGAAAAAGGCTAAGGTGAAAATTGCCAAAATAAGCCAGAGAAAAGCGAAGTCCCATTAGCGTTTGGCCCCTCAGCTAAGGGAATAAGCCAGTGCTAAGACATctgccccctgcccactcccctccctACAATTTAGGTGACAATCCCAGCATCAATGACCACCCCTGGTACCCATCCCTTTGCCAACAGCCACGAGTGAAGCAGGCGGCAGGGCCGGCCTGCCCGTCCCCGCACTCACCGTGGTCCCAGACCCGGCGCTCGCACTCCACGCACTCGGCGTCGGTCAGCGGGCACGCGCACGCGTGGGTGCTCAGGCACTTGCGCCCATGGCACACCCAGGCTTCGCAGAAGTCACAGATGGCGCCCTGCGGAGCAGCAGAAAGACCGTCTGTCACTGGCACTGGCCTGCGGCAGCCTTCCGCGGGACACACGGTGAGCGACAAGGTTCTCCCAGGCGCTGCACCGGCCCAGACAGGGGTGGGAAAACTTGGCAAAGTCGGAGAAAGTTCCCGGAACAATCAAGAGAACTTCCTCCCACCGCTGTTTTCATGCTCCCGAGAGCTTGGGTACAAAGGAAAAGCAGCGAGGGAGACCCCAGACTTGCTCTAAGATGAATCACTCACGTCAACCAAGGAACATAAAACACCACCATCCAACTGGGTCCGACCCCAAGTGGGTCTCAAGTCCACAGAGACAATTCACGTCTGCGGCAATTTCAGAAAGTCAACTGAGTTCTTTAAAAAACAGCTTAGGTAACAGGGTCACGATGGTGTTTAAGTTGCTGGTACTGACGGCAATGATGtgacccccacctcatcccttcCCTCCAACCCTCCAAGCATCTGTGAATTGGCAGCTTCCCCGCaggtcccttagcaccaccaggttctgcagaccctcccccaccccgaagCCTGGCACTCTGAGGTTGGTATTCAAGCATCTTCATGTATTATGGGCTGATCTGATGCCCTGggtattttaaatcttttattgaatatctgtgagagagactattacaaagctgttcgtgattgggtttcagtcattcaatgacccaacacccatccttccaccagtgtacatttcccaccaccaaggagccatctccctcccaccatccccccaccacacacacacacacacacacacacacacacacacacacacacacacacacacacagcctgcctctatggcaggcactttccttctttcactccctccttttgtgcattacggCCTGTTAGACAGGTATGAAGAGGTCATCGTGATTGTTTGAGGCATCGGAAATGCAAGGCGGGAGTGGGtgcagctttgggatgtggattCCGGAAGTACAAGGAGGCTGAGGGGAAGAAACCCATCCccaccccgagaaagcctggagatttcagtcataaaatccacattcccaaattttcagcagattatatcttgaattggagcgatagcgcagcggctagggcatttgccttgcacgcggtcgacccagatTCATTCCTTTGTCCCTCGCAGAAAGCCCGACAAgttaccaggagtatcccgcccacatggcagagcctggcaagctaccgaggcgttattcgatatgccaaaaacagtaacaagtctcacaatggggacattactggtgcccgctcaagcagatcaatgaacaacgggacgacagtgctacagtgctaaatcttGGTGACGTCTGTCCCAGATGGTCGAGTCCAGCTGGGGCATGGCGGCAATTTTGGGTAGTGGAAGCAAGTGAATCCGGTTTTTTAATATGCCACTACTGagtgtatttgtccttctgcctctttcttatttttgggtGCCAGTATTTTTGGCAACGCCCACAAATTCCACTCAAGTTCCACAGAGTAACGCATGACTCTCTTTCTTCCAGCGATGGCACAGCCTTCCACTGTTCGCATCTCACATCTTTATCCGCTCAGTTGCTGCTGGGCATCTGGACTGCCTCCATGCCCTGGCTATTGTACTCAGAGCTGCGATGAATATAGGTGTATATAAATCTTTGCAAATTAATGTTTCCGTGTTTGGAGGGTAGATATCTAGGGTCAGATCACAAGGTCAAAATGGAGACTTCCTTCTTACAGTTTTGAGAAGTGTCCGAGTTATTTTCCAGAGGTTGAGCCACATGACATTCCACCCAGGAGGGAAAGCAAGTTCCCTCTGTACCACATCCCCAACCAAGGTtagttgttttcagtttttttgaacatcccattctcactagtgtggaGTGATTCCTCGTCATTCTGAGTCATGCTTCCACGACATAAGTGATAACGAGCCTTCTGGTTTCGGGACCACAGacccaatgctcagggcttcctcctggctctgcactcgggactcaCTCCAGGCTGGACTCGGGACCATGTAGGGGGttgagtttgaacccaggttggccacgtacaaggcctGCACCCTACCCACCCCACTGTAATAAGTTTTTTTGGTGTCTATTTCttcttagttttggggccatatctggtgtgttcaggggttactcttggctctgtgctcagaaatgactcctggtatggctcagggaaccatatggaatgctggggaccgaaAATGAGtcagtcgaatgcaaggcaaattactAAGGCCTGttgtactatggttccagcccccgTCTTCTTTGTGAAAgtatctattcatctcttctatttttgatggagttatttatttttttgttgctgaGCTTTGTATGTTTTATAGACTTTGAATAATAGTCCTTTATCTGAAGTATTATGCACTATATAGACTTAATGCGATTCCCATCAAAATCccaatttttcaaagaattagaaCACTACTAAAATTAGTATAGAAGCATAATGGCCCACGAATGGCCAAAGTcatcctaaaaaaaagaaaaagaagttgggAAGTATCATACTCCCTGAACGTAAAATATACTCTATAGCAATCCAACAACACAGTACTAAAGACCAGGATGACAGACCAATGTACCAGTATTGAGAACACAGTGAGAAATCCTCAGATAAACAGACGGATGGAAGTAGCTGGATTGTATGAAGCGAAGCAAGGAAAAAATCTCGTCATTAAATGGTGCTACAAAAACTGAATAACCactggtacaaaaaaaaaaaaaggaaactggatctgtatctcacaccatacaaaaaattaattcaaagcgGATCAAAGACTTATGAGATTAGACCTGAAACAGTAAAATACATTGGAAAAACACAGGTGGGAGAAATCTGCAGGATCTGGACATCAAAGTTTTCACTGACCTGATTTCACTGGCAAAagtaacaaaacacaaaaataagcaaGTAGGACTCTATGAATTGGAAAGTTCCTGCACGCGAGAGAAACTTGGGCTaaaattggtttgtttgtttttttatatactaGTTATACTGGCTTAAGAAAATTCCCTCTTGGCTGTGAAGCTTATAAAACACAGCTCTTTTTAGAATAACTGAGAGAAATAATAAACTTCTAAGAGcatcttttttcctttcaagGCAAATTATGCTTTAAATCGTTATTGTAATTCTTTATGAGAAAGAAaatctgggccagggagatagcttaaagagCATGTGTCTGGCATATGCCGGGCCTCCTCGGCCAAGCGTCTGATCCCCGGAAACCGaagccttctgagcactgccaggtgtaaccagTGGCACTGGCACCGCTGGGCCGAGCAGCACATCAAAGGGCCTCAGCTCTGAGCCATCAGAGCCACATGGAAGAGCCAAGTCTTGCTGgcagcagcccctgagctctgctctggaggcctcccaccccaccccacccctaccctgccaACAAAGGAAACCAGGGAATGACACAACAGGGTAGACTGTGATGCCATGGACGACACAAGCACTGCACCTTTCAGTAACACAGTCACATcccaaaaccagtgacaacagGAAAGAGCTTAAGGCAATGTGAACTGAGGGTCTCCCCTTTGCAGATGAGGAATACCGAGACTAAGTCTCTGTCCCAGAGAGGCTGTCCCCGCGCTCGACACTCCACGGTCAAGTCTTCAGACGTCAGCACTCCACCACCCAGAGCTCTTTAAGATTATCAGTGTAACAGCAAATCCTCAAGTCTGTCTGCACAGGACCTCAACGACACTCAGCCGGACTAATAGCGC carries:
- the ZNF330 gene encoding zinc finger protein 330, translating into MPKKKTGARKKAENRREREKQLRASRGTIDLAKHPCNASMECDKCQRRQKNRAFCYFCNSVQKLPICAQCGKTKCMMKSSDCVIKHAGVHSTGLAMVGAICDFCEAWVCHGRKCLSTHACACPLTDAECVECERRVWDHGGRIFSCSFCHNFLCEDDQFEHQASCQVLEAETFKCVSCNRLGQHSCLRCKACFCDDHTRSKVFKQEKGKQPPCPKCGHETQETKDLSMSTRSLKFGRQAGGEDGDGAAGYDAYWKNLSPEKYGDASYQDEEEEEDEDEAEDDEEEEDEGAKDSDAESSDLFTSLNLGRTYASGYAHYEGHED